Proteins encoded in a region of the Leopardus geoffroyi isolate Oge1 chromosome E2, O.geoffroyi_Oge1_pat1.0, whole genome shotgun sequence genome:
- the CALM3 gene encoding calmodulin-3 isoform X3: MRAKEAVDQLGDLGDTFCESLKSSDFGKADQLTEEQIAEFKEAFSLFDKDGDGTITTKELGTVMRSLGQNPTEAELQDMINEVDADGNGTIDFPEFLTMMARKMKDTDSEEEIREAFRVFDKDGNGYISAAELRHVMTNLGEKLTDEEVDEMIREADIDGDGQVNYEEFVQMMTAK; encoded by the exons ATGAGGGCTAAGGAAGCAGTAGACCAGCTGGGTGATCTTGGAGACACTTTTTGTGAAAGCTTAAAATCTTCAGATTTTGGAAAG GCTGACCAGCTGACCGAGGAGCAGATCGCAG AGTTCAAGGAGGCCTTCTCCCTCTTCGACAAGGATGGAGACGGCACTATCACCACCAAGGAGTTGGGGACGGTGATGAGGTCCCTGGGACAGAACCCCACCGAAGCAGAGCTGCAGGACATGATCAACGAGGTGGACGCGGATG GGAACGGGACCATTGACTTCCCGGAGTTCCTGACCATGATGGCCAGAAAGATGAAGGACACAGACAGTGAGGAGGAGATCCGAGAGGCTTTCCGCGTCTTCGACAAG gACGGCAACGGCTACATCAGCGCTGCCGAGCTCCGTCACGTAATGACGAACCTGGGCGAGAAGCTGACCGACGAGGAGGTGGACGAGATGATCAGAGAGGCCGACATCGACGGGGACGGTCAGGTCAACTATGAAG AGTTTGTACAGATGATGACGGCCAAGTGA
- the CALM3 gene encoding calmodulin-3 isoform X1 → MRAKEAVDQLGDLGDTFCESLKSSDFGKADQLTEEQIAEFKEAFSLFDKDGDGTITTKELGTVMRSLGQNPTEAELQDMINEVDADGNGTIDFPEFLTMMARKMKDTDSEEEIREAFRVFDKVSGPLPEWLWDPAERRVAGAPGHRFHEARVPVPACRAASGGPPSPAERGCLPGPTLLPLPLGPPPRRSLRFGALPHPHTQDGNGYISAAELRHVMTNLGEKLTDEEVDEMIREADIDGDGQVNYEEFVQMMTAK, encoded by the exons ATGAGGGCTAAGGAAGCAGTAGACCAGCTGGGTGATCTTGGAGACACTTTTTGTGAAAGCTTAAAATCTTCAGATTTTGGAAAG GCTGACCAGCTGACCGAGGAGCAGATCGCAG AGTTCAAGGAGGCCTTCTCCCTCTTCGACAAGGATGGAGACGGCACTATCACCACCAAGGAGTTGGGGACGGTGATGAGGTCCCTGGGACAGAACCCCACCGAAGCAGAGCTGCAGGACATGATCAACGAGGTGGACGCGGATG GGAACGGGACCATTGACTTCCCGGAGTTCCTGACCATGATGGCCAGAAAGATGAAGGACACAGACAGTGAGGAGGAGATCCGAGAGGCTTTCCGCGTCTTCGACAAGGTAAGCGGTCCTTTGCCGGAGTGGCTCTGGGATCCGGCGGAGAGACGGGTGGCTGGGGCCCCGGGTCACCGCTTCCACGAGGCACGGGTCCCGGTGCCGGCTTGCCGCGCGGCCTCGGGAggccccccttcccctgctgagCGTGGGTGCCTGCCGGGCCCCACCCTGCTGCCTCTCCCCCTGGGCCCACCCCCCCGTCGGAGCCTCAGGTTCGGagcccttccccatccccacacccaggACGGCAACGGCTACATCAGCGCTGCCGAGCTCCGTCACGTAATGACGAACCTGGGCGAGAAGCTGACCGACGAGGAGGTGGACGAGATGATCAGAGAGGCCGACATCGACGGGGACGGTCAGGTCAACTATGAAG AGTTTGTACAGATGATGACGGCCAAGTGA
- the CALM3 gene encoding calmodulin-3 isoform X4, which produces MADQLTEEQIAEFKEAFSLFDKDGDGTITTKELGTVMRSLGQNPTEAELQDMINEVDADGNGTIDFPEFLTMMARKMKDTDSEEEIREAFRVFDKDGNGYISAAELRHVMTNLGEKLTDEEVDEMIREADIDGDGQVNYEEFVQMMTAK; this is translated from the exons ATG GCTGACCAGCTGACCGAGGAGCAGATCGCAG AGTTCAAGGAGGCCTTCTCCCTCTTCGACAAGGATGGAGACGGCACTATCACCACCAAGGAGTTGGGGACGGTGATGAGGTCCCTGGGACAGAACCCCACCGAAGCAGAGCTGCAGGACATGATCAACGAGGTGGACGCGGATG GGAACGGGACCATTGACTTCCCGGAGTTCCTGACCATGATGGCCAGAAAGATGAAGGACACAGACAGTGAGGAGGAGATCCGAGAGGCTTTCCGCGTCTTCGACAAG gACGGCAACGGCTACATCAGCGCTGCCGAGCTCCGTCACGTAATGACGAACCTGGGCGAGAAGCTGACCGACGAGGAGGTGGACGAGATGATCAGAGAGGCCGACATCGACGGGGACGGTCAGGTCAACTATGAAG AGTTTGTACAGATGATGACGGCCAAGTGA
- the CALM3 gene encoding calmodulin-3 isoform X2, whose translation MADQLTEEQIAEFKEAFSLFDKDGDGTITTKELGTVMRSLGQNPTEAELQDMINEVDADGNGTIDFPEFLTMMARKMKDTDSEEEIREAFRVFDKVSGPLPEWLWDPAERRVAGAPGHRFHEARVPVPACRAASGGPPSPAERGCLPGPTLLPLPLGPPPRRSLRFGALPHPHTQDGNGYISAAELRHVMTNLGEKLTDEEVDEMIREADIDGDGQVNYEEFVQMMTAK comes from the exons ATG GCTGACCAGCTGACCGAGGAGCAGATCGCAG AGTTCAAGGAGGCCTTCTCCCTCTTCGACAAGGATGGAGACGGCACTATCACCACCAAGGAGTTGGGGACGGTGATGAGGTCCCTGGGACAGAACCCCACCGAAGCAGAGCTGCAGGACATGATCAACGAGGTGGACGCGGATG GGAACGGGACCATTGACTTCCCGGAGTTCCTGACCATGATGGCCAGAAAGATGAAGGACACAGACAGTGAGGAGGAGATCCGAGAGGCTTTCCGCGTCTTCGACAAGGTAAGCGGTCCTTTGCCGGAGTGGCTCTGGGATCCGGCGGAGAGACGGGTGGCTGGGGCCCCGGGTCACCGCTTCCACGAGGCACGGGTCCCGGTGCCGGCTTGCCGCGCGGCCTCGGGAggccccccttcccctgctgagCGTGGGTGCCTGCCGGGCCCCACCCTGCTGCCTCTCCCCCTGGGCCCACCCCCCCGTCGGAGCCTCAGGTTCGGagcccttccccatccccacacccaggACGGCAACGGCTACATCAGCGCTGCCGAGCTCCGTCACGTAATGACGAACCTGGGCGAGAAGCTGACCGACGAGGAGGTGGACGAGATGATCAGAGAGGCCGACATCGACGGGGACGGTCAGGTCAACTATGAAG AGTTTGTACAGATGATGACGGCCAAGTGA